Proteins from a genomic interval of Kitasatospora kifunensis:
- the fxsA gene encoding FxsA family membrane protein: protein MTQHVDPTRVPGQAGHPSRRRGRLRRALPLLVAAWLVLEIWLVIQVASVTGWLLVLILLLLGVVVGGRLIKRAGLKALRAASVSFERGTMPPPGASETGTSLTVLAGLLLILPGFLSDLIGLTLLFPPTRALWRLVGRRAARSVLAASGAGDPLADALRLQEQLRIHRPDGKVVQGEVVDPADRQDAAGRTWRPGEDDQRPPLGR, encoded by the coding sequence GTGACCCAGCACGTTGACCCGACCCGCGTTCCCGGCCAGGCCGGGCACCCGAGCCGCCGCCGCGGCCGCCTGCGCCGAGCGCTTCCCTTGCTGGTGGCCGCCTGGCTGGTGCTGGAGATCTGGCTGGTGATCCAGGTGGCCTCGGTGACGGGGTGGCTGCTGGTGCTGATCCTGCTGCTGCTCGGCGTCGTGGTCGGTGGCCGGCTGATCAAGCGCGCCGGGCTGAAGGCGCTGCGCGCGGCCTCCGTCTCCTTCGAGCGCGGCACCATGCCGCCCCCCGGTGCGAGCGAGACCGGCACCAGCCTGACCGTGCTGGCCGGGCTGCTGCTGATCCTGCCCGGCTTCCTCTCCGACCTGATCGGGCTCACCCTGCTCTTCCCGCCGACCAGGGCGCTGTGGCGGCTGGTCGGCCGCCGGGCGGCCCGCAGCGTGCTGGCCGCGTCGGGCGCCGGTGACCCGCTGGCCGATGCCCTGCGGCTCCAGGAGCAGCTGCGGATCCACCGGCCTGACGGCAAGGTGGTCCAGGGCGAGGTGGTCGACCCGGCCGACCGGCAGGACGCCGCCGGGCGCACCTGGCGCCCTGGCGAGGACGACCAGCGTCCGCCGCTGGGCCGTTAG
- a CDS encoding RNA polymerase-binding protein RbpA, whose product MSERALRGTRLGATSYETDRGIDLAPRQTVEYACQNGHRFEVPFSVEAEIPSVWECRFCGTEAVLLDGDEPEEKKTKPTRTHWDMLMERRTREELEEVLAERLAVLRSGGMNLAVHPRDTRKSA is encoded by the coding sequence ATGAGCGAGCGAGCTCTCCGAGGCACGCGACTCGGCGCCACTAGCTACGAGACCGACCGTGGCATTGACCTGGCTCCGCGCCAGACCGTCGAGTACGCATGTCAGAACGGACACCGCTTCGAGGTGCCCTTCTCCGTCGAGGCGGAGATCCCCTCGGTATGGGAGTGCCGCTTCTGCGGCACCGAGGCCGTCCTGCTCGACGGTGACGAGCCGGAGGAGAAGAAGACCAAGCCGACCCGGACCCATTGGGACATGCTGATGGAGCGCCGGACCCGCGAGGAGCTGGAGGAGGTGCTGGCCGAGCGGCTGGCCGTGCTCCGCTCCGGCGGGATGAACCTGGCGGTCCACCCGCGGGACACCCGCAAGAGCGCCTGA